From Chryseobacterium wanjuense, one genomic window encodes:
- a CDS encoding PstS family phosphate ABC transporter substrate-binding protein translates to MKNSVKLVILFFLSIIAVSCKNEDKSPSYHKGEMTIFTDESFKSVTEALADGYMINYPETKIKVVTKKEDLGFIDLLKDKARIIVMSRNLSPEEIKTYEEQVDLKFLPARFAADAVVFIVPKDSPKESISMEEIAQGMQSDNKEFIFDGANSSNLNFVAQKLKKQPKELKFSVIPGSKNIIEELSKYPNKIGVIGLNTFSRPYDKESEELRSMVKILPVESKGKLYNTDSENLRKMNYPFTRVLYFLTNEGNFNIANGFIRYSCTQLGQMIVQKEGLQPYNLYRREVQMR, encoded by the coding sequence ATGAAAAATAGTGTTAAACTCGTAATACTATTTTTTCTTAGTATTATAGCAGTAAGCTGCAAAAATGAAGACAAATCTCCGTCTTATCACAAAGGAGAAATGACCATTTTTACCGATGAGTCCTTTAAAAGCGTTACAGAAGCGTTAGCGGATGGTTATATGATTAATTATCCTGAGACAAAAATCAAAGTTGTTACAAAAAAAGAAGATTTAGGTTTTATCGATTTATTAAAAGATAAGGCCAGAATTATTGTCATGTCCAGAAACCTGTCTCCTGAGGAAATTAAAACGTATGAAGAACAGGTAGATCTAAAATTTTTACCGGCCAGGTTTGCTGCAGATGCTGTGGTTTTTATCGTTCCGAAAGATTCTCCGAAAGAGAGTATTTCTATGGAAGAAATTGCACAGGGAATGCAGTCGGATAATAAAGAATTTATCTTCGACGGAGCGAATTCAAGTAACTTGAATTTTGTTGCACAAAAGCTTAAAAAACAGCCGAAAGAATTAAAATTCTCCGTGATTCCGGGGAGTAAAAATATTATTGAGGAATTAAGTAAATATCCTAATAAAATTGGTGTGATCGGGCTCAATACATTCAGTCGCCCTTATGATAAAGAATCTGAGGAATTGAGAAGTATGGTAAAAATTCTTCCTGTGGAAAGCAAAGGAAAATTATACAATACAGATTCCGAAAATCTTCGCAAAATGAACTATCCTTTCACAAGAGTACTTTATTTTTTAACCAATGAAGGAAATTTTAATATTGCCAACGGTTTTATAAGATATTCTTGTACACAATTAGGACAAATGATCGTTCAAAAAGAAGGCTTACAACCATACAATTTGTACAGAAGAGAGGTGCAAATGCGTTAA
- the yajC gene encoding preprotein translocase subunit YajC produces the protein MNILTIFLQAPGQGGNSSMMLIMMGVMFVGFYFLMIRPQMKKQKQEKNFQETLKVGTRVVLTSGLHGRIAQVQDDGFVIETLSGKLKFEKAAVSREFTEARFGDKAKAAEKTADKATDKKEIEEKN, from the coding sequence ATGAATATACTAACAATATTTTTACAGGCACCCGGTCAGGGAGGAAATTCTTCCATGATGCTGATCATGATGGGTGTAATGTTTGTGGGGTTTTATTTTTTAATGATAAGACCACAAATGAAAAAACAGAAACAGGAGAAAAACTTCCAGGAAACCCTTAAAGTAGGAACAAGAGTTGTCCTTACTTCAGGTCTTCACGGAAGAATTGCTCAGGTTCAGGATGATGGTTTTGTTATTGAAACATTATCCGGGAAATTAAAATTCGAAAAAGCAGCTGTTTCAAGAGAATTTACAGAAGCCCGTTTCGGAGATAAAGCAAAAGCTGCGGAAAAAACAGCAGATAAAGCTACTGACAAAAAAGAAATCGAAGAGAAAAACTAA
- a CDS encoding DUF1573 domain-containing protein produces MKKTLSIIALSIIGFGLVSCKKENKEVQSTESATTDSTAAPTAPVAGDSTATTVSGETPAAPVSNQPLTTIALSENNFDFGNIKKRDKVEHVYEITNTGTNPLVISEVKPGCGCTAPDFTKEPIMPGKKGKITLHFDSSNFDGNVQKYADVFANVEKAPIKLTFTANIQP; encoded by the coding sequence ATGAAAAAGACGTTATCAATTATCGCTTTGTCTATCATAGGCTTTGGTTTGGTTTCTTGCAAAAAAGAAAACAAAGAAGTTCAAAGTACAGAATCTGCTACTACAGATTCTACTGCTGCGCCTACAGCTCCTGTTGCCGGAGATTCTACTGCAACGACGGTTTCAGGTGAAACACCAGCTGCACCGGTTTCTAACCAGCCACTAACAACAATTGCTCTTTCTGAAAACAATTTCGATTTCGGAAACATCAAAAAAAGAGATAAAGTAGAGCACGTTTACGAAATTACAAACACAGGAACAAATCCGTTGGTAATTTCTGAGGTAAAACCCGGATGCGGATGTACTGCTCCTGATTTTACAAAAGAGCCGATCATGCCTGGTAAAAAAGGAAAAATCACGTTACATTTCGATTCTTCAAACTTCGATGGAAATGTTCAGAAGTATGCTGATGTTTTTGCTAACGTAGAAAAGGCACCGATTAAATTAACATTCACTGCGAATATTCAACCATAA
- a CDS encoding transcription antitermination protein NusB translates to MLGRRQIREKVVQTVYSYYQNPVKFDVLEKNMFAGIEKIYYLYIYQLNFLVALKELAENQIEIGKNKYLKTDADINPNQKFINNQVLIKLEENPERLFFTGQHKQLKWDMHDDLLVKTFQRITAGKRYQDFMKQDGYSFEDDQKFIGKLFLRYIAENDDFHDYLGDKELSWYDDIHIANSMVQKTIGFLKEDEESRTLIKMIKDEDDKDFAGKLLRDTLNNWENNEKKLEERLENWDLDRVSLMDKVILSTAISELDNFPFTPSRVIINEYIEIAKVFATDRSNIFINGILDKYCKDLNRI, encoded by the coding sequence ATGTTAGGAAGACGACAAATCCGTGAAAAAGTAGTACAGACTGTGTATTCATACTACCAGAATCCTGTAAAGTTTGATGTTTTAGAGAAAAACATGTTTGCCGGAATAGAGAAAATCTATTATCTCTATATCTATCAGCTAAACTTTTTGGTGGCTCTGAAAGAATTGGCAGAGAATCAAATCGAGATCGGTAAAAATAAATATTTGAAAACCGATGCTGATATTAATCCTAATCAAAAATTCATCAACAACCAAGTTTTAATTAAGCTGGAGGAAAATCCTGAAAGATTGTTCTTCACAGGACAGCACAAGCAATTGAAATGGGATATGCACGATGATTTATTGGTGAAAACTTTCCAGAGAATCACTGCCGGAAAACGGTATCAGGATTTCATGAAACAGGATGGATATTCTTTTGAGGATGATCAGAAGTTTATCGGAAAATTATTTTTAAGATATATTGCTGAAAATGATGATTTCCACGACTATCTTGGTGACAAAGAACTTTCATGGTATGATGATATTCATATTGCCAATTCGATGGTACAGAAAACGATTGGTTTCCTGAAGGAAGATGAAGAAAGCAGAACTTTGATCAAAATGATTAAAGATGAAGATGATAAAGATTTTGCCGGGAAATTATTGAGAGATACTTTAAACAACTGGGAAAACAACGAAAAGAAACTGGAAGAAAGACTGGAAAACTGGGATTTGGACAGAGTTTCTTTAATGGATAAAGTAATTTTATCAACGGCAATTTCGGAGCTTGACAATTTTCCTTTTACCCCTTCAAGAGTTATTATTAATGAATATATTGAGATTGCAAAAGTGTTTGCAACAGACCGTTCGAATATTTTCATTAACGGAATTTTGGATAAATATTGTAAAGATCTAAATAGAATATAA
- a CDS encoding DUF3276 family protein produces the protein MSEYKERHENEIFTKVLKAGRRTYFFDVRETKAGDYYLTITESKKNFGENGEATFEKHKIYLYKEDFKSFQEMFNESTEFIINEKGEDVISEKHDKDFKSKSYTIDSDDEV, from the coding sequence ATGAGTGAATACAAGGAACGCCATGAAAATGAAATTTTCACGAAGGTGTTAAAAGCAGGGAGAAGAACTTATTTCTTTGATGTGCGCGAGACGAAAGCAGGAGATTATTATCTTACGATTACCGAAAGTAAAAAGAACTTCGGGGAGAATGGGGAAGCTACATTCGAGAAACACAAAATTTACCTATACAAGGAGGATTTTAAAAGTTTTCAGGAGATGTTTAATGAGTCCACAGAATTCATCATTAATGAAAAGGGTGAGGATGTAATATCAGAAAAACATGACAAAGACTTCAAATCAAAATCTTATACGATCGATTCTGACGACGAAGTCTAA
- a CDS encoding DUF308 domain-containing protein — protein sequence MMFNWLSLVTGLFYIVLGIVVIIYKFFFTILDPGVAYALGALLILYGIFRIYRAILRLKNSGNEK from the coding sequence ATGATGTTCAATTGGTTATCCCTAGTTACGGGATTGTTTTATATCGTTCTGGGAATTGTAGTTATTATCTACAAATTTTTCTTTACAATTCTGGATCCTGGAGTTGCCTATGCGTTAGGTGCACTTCTGATTCTTTATGGTATTTTCAGAATTTACAGAGCGATTTTGAGATTAAAAAATTCAGGAAATGAAAAATAG
- the bshB1 gene encoding bacillithiol biosynthesis deacetylase BshB1 — translation MKTDILAFGAHPDDVELGCGGTIAKMVSEGKNCVIVDLTRGELGTRGTDETRKVEAMDAAKILGVSARENLGMKDGFLVNSEEYQMKIVKMIRKYRPEIVLANAIDDRHPDHAKGAKLVSDACFLAGLRKIETVFDGENQEVWRPKHIFHYIQWKNIEPEFVIDISEHLDKKIEACMAFKTQFYDPTSKEPVTPIATKDFYESLTYRAQDLGRLSGVTYAEGFTSEKLIALKNFDGIVW, via the coding sequence ATGAAAACAGATATACTTGCTTTTGGAGCACATCCTGATGATGTAGAGCTGGGATGTGGCGGAACTATTGCCAAAATGGTTTCGGAAGGTAAAAACTGCGTTATCGTAGATCTTACAAGAGGTGAGCTCGGAACAAGAGGAACCGACGAAACAAGAAAAGTGGAGGCGATGGATGCCGCAAAAATTTTGGGAGTTTCCGCCAGGGAAAATCTTGGAATGAAGGATGGCTTTCTGGTGAATTCTGAAGAATATCAAATGAAGATCGTAAAAATGATCCGCAAATACAGGCCTGAAATCGTCTTAGCCAATGCGATTGATGATAGACATCCGGATCATGCAAAAGGAGCGAAATTAGTGTCAGATGCGTGCTTTTTAGCAGGGCTGAGGAAAATTGAAACAGTTTTTGATGGCGAAAATCAGGAGGTCTGGAGACCTAAGCATATTTTCCATTATATTCAATGGAAAAATATCGAGCCGGAATTCGTGATTGATATCTCAGAACATCTGGACAAAAAGATTGAAGCTTGTATGGCCTTCAAAACCCAGTTTTATGATCCGACTTCCAAAGAGCCGGTGACTCCAATTGCCACAAAAGATTTTTATGAAAGCTTAACTTACCGTGCTCAGGATTTAGGAAGACTTTCGGGAGTGACTTATGCTGAGGGATTTACGTCTGAAAAGCTGATTGCACTGAAAAATTTTGATGGAATAGTTTGGTAA
- a CDS encoding ExbD/TolR family protein, translating to MARVKPKRHGVVTDMTAMCDVAFLLLTFFILTTQFKKPDVEQIKPPSSISEKLLPDASLMTINATPDGKFYFQPVENASERLQLLDNMGQKYGVTFDNNEKAAFQKVQAIGVPMNQLKSFLDLPEDEQKNFRSPKGIPMDSTNKQLVDWVEQSLKVNPEYKLAIKGDVSTEYPKVKSLFEGLRDIDFLKFWLITSQEGKPNE from the coding sequence ATGGCGAGAGTCAAACCTAAAAGACATGGAGTAGTGACGGATATGACGGCAATGTGTGACGTTGCGTTCCTACTACTTACGTTCTTTATCTTGACCACTCAGTTTAAAAAACCTGACGTGGAGCAGATCAAACCGCCATCTTCAATATCAGAGAAGTTACTTCCTGATGCAAGTTTGATGACTATCAACGCTACTCCGGACGGAAAATTTTATTTCCAGCCGGTAGAAAATGCATCCGAAAGACTTCAGCTTTTAGACAACATGGGACAAAAGTACGGTGTTACTTTTGACAACAACGAAAAAGCTGCATTCCAAAAAGTACAAGCAATCGGGGTTCCTATGAACCAACTGAAAAGCTTCTTGGATTTGCCGGAAGATGAGCAGAAGAATTTTAGAAGTCCTAAAGGAATTCCTATGGACAGTACAAATAAGCAATTAGTAGATTGGGTAGAGCAGAGTTTAAAAGTAAACCCTGAGTACAAACTAGCTATCAAAGGTGACGTTAGTACAGAATATCCAAAAGTTAAAAGCCTATTTGAAGGTTTAAGAGATATTGATTTTCTTAAATTTTGGTTGATTACATCACAAGAAGGTAAACCTAACGAATAA
- a CDS encoding ExbD/TolR family protein, giving the protein MAEVQVQEKGAKGGKVRSKKQSTRVDMTPMVDLGFLLITFFMFTTTFSKPNVMDLGLPAKPKDKDKKPPPTEIKLSNSISLLLGKNNKIYWHQQDNTSLTDQNLNETSFDREGIRKVIEQAKANAADRSKFTVIIKPTDDAVYKNFVDILDEMAITKSEQYGVTDLKPWEKAIYDRKVGNSGAPAAPATK; this is encoded by the coding sequence ATGGCAGAAGTACAAGTACAGGAAAAGGGCGCCAAAGGCGGCAAGGTACGTTCCAAGAAGCAGAGTACCAGAGTTGATATGACTCCGATGGTGGACTTGGGTTTTCTATTGATTACCTTCTTTATGTTCACAACCACATTCTCTAAACCGAATGTAATGGATTTGGGTCTTCCGGCAAAACCGAAAGATAAAGATAAAAAACCACCTCCAACAGAAATTAAACTTTCTAACTCTATCTCTCTTTTATTAGGGAAGAACAATAAAATTTACTGGCACCAACAAGATAATACATCTTTAACGGATCAGAATCTTAATGAAACTTCTTTCGATAGAGAAGGAATTAGAAAAGTTATTGAGCAGGCAAAAGCAAACGCGGCTGATAGATCTAAGTTTACTGTGATTATCAAACCGACTGACGATGCTGTATATAAAAACTTCGTAGATATTCTAGACGAAATGGCTATTACTAAGAGTGAGCAGTACGGTGTTACTGATCTTAAGCCTTGGGAAAAAGCTATTTACGATAGAAAAGTAGGTAACTCAGGAGCTCCTGCAGCACCGGCTACTAAGTAA
- a CDS encoding energy transducer TonB produces MANENAYDPSLTLDEIVFENRNKEYGAYDLRHQYPKLLTKSFIVGTALFLIAALSPFIYLTIKRLTEPPKQEVKADLVEILQEDKVLEQPKEEEPPPPPPPPKEEEKIEIIQNVVPEPVKAPKIETPPPPISKQLETTTGLVNQEGVKAPAYTPPPPPPSTGTKASTVEVKPQVTNDVYESVDQAADFSSGGINGFRSKFMDNFDNSSVEGEGTLSTEITFVVERDGSLSQVKASGSNSDFNREAERTVKSIKTKWIPGKVNGQPVRSRFRFPVKMNFEG; encoded by the coding sequence ATGGCAAATGAAAATGCATACGATCCAAGTCTTACATTAGACGAGATTGTATTTGAAAATAGAAACAAGGAATATGGTGCATACGATTTAAGACATCAGTATCCAAAACTTTTGACAAAATCTTTCATCGTTGGAACAGCATTATTCCTTATTGCGGCATTGTCTCCTTTCATTTATCTTACTATTAAGAGACTTACAGAACCGCCTAAGCAAGAAGTAAAGGCAGATCTTGTAGAGATTCTTCAGGAAGATAAAGTTTTAGAACAGCCGAAAGAAGAAGAACCACCTCCACCACCTCCACCTCCAAAAGAGGAAGAGAAAATTGAAATTATTCAGAACGTGGTTCCGGAGCCTGTAAAAGCTCCTAAGATCGAAACTCCACCACCGCCAATTTCTAAGCAGTTAGAAACTACGACTGGTTTGGTGAATCAGGAAGGTGTAAAAGCTCCGGCTTATACTCCACCGCCACCGCCACCGTCTACAGGTACTAAGGCTTCAACAGTAGAAGTTAAGCCTCAGGTGACTAATGACGTATATGAGTCTGTAGACCAGGCAGCTGATTTTAGCTCAGGTGGTATCAACGGATTTAGATCTAAATTCATGGATAACTTTGATAACTCTTCTGTAGAAGGAGAAGGGACTTTAAGTACTGAAATCACTTTCGTTGTAGAAAGAGATGGATCTTTAAGTCAGGTTAAAGCTTCTGGTTCTAATTCAGATTTCAACAGAGAAGCTGAAAGAACTGTTAAGAGTATCAAAACTAAGTGGATTCCTGGTAAAGTTAACGGACAACCGGTTCGTTCTCGTTTCCGTTTCCCTGTTAAGATGAATTTCGAAGGATAA
- a CDS encoding MotA/TolQ/ExbB proton channel family protein, whose product MEMNVSKNDEQVVARKAGGLNPALIIPILFIIGVCIYLFVLGNPGNFKDAEKLGGGSVAFSSVEGKDIHPESFLGIIYKGGVIVPILITFMITVIVFSFERYFVLSKAAGKGNLDNFVVQVRSLLNQNKIDEALEECDRQQGSVGNVVKEGLTTYKALSHDTTLNKEQKMVALNKAIEEATTLEMPMLEKNMMILSTLGTVATLVALLGTVIGMIKAFFALGSGGGTPDAAALSTGISEALINTALGIGTSAIAIILYNFFTSKIDGLTYKIDEIAMSIQQSFAEFN is encoded by the coding sequence ATGGAAATGAATGTTTCAAAAAATGATGAGCAAGTAGTTGCTAGAAAAGCAGGAGGTTTAAACCCAGCTTTAATTATTCCTATTCTATTTATTATAGGAGTTTGTATTTATTTATTCGTTCTTGGTAACCCAGGAAACTTCAAAGATGCAGAAAAACTAGGAGGCGGATCTGTGGCTTTTTCAAGTGTTGAAGGAAAAGACATTCATCCAGAATCGTTCTTAGGGATTATCTACAAAGGAGGAGTAATCGTACCAATATTGATTACTTTCATGATCACGGTAATCGTTTTCTCTTTCGAAAGATATTTCGTTCTTAGCAAAGCTGCTGGAAAAGGAAACCTAGACAACTTCGTAGTACAGGTAAGAAGCTTACTAAACCAAAACAAAATCGACGAAGCTTTAGAAGAGTGCGACAGACAACAAGGTTCTGTAGGTAACGTAGTGAAAGAAGGTCTTACTACTTACAAAGCTCTTTCTCATGATACTACTTTAAATAAGGAGCAAAAAATGGTAGCTCTGAACAAAGCTATCGAAGAAGCTACTACTCTTGAGATGCCAATGCTTGAGAAAAACATGATGATCCTTTCTACTTTAGGTACTGTTGCAACGTTAGTAGCACTTTTAGGTACTGTAATCGGGATGATCAAGGCGTTCTTTGCATTAGGTTCAGGAGGTGGTACTCCAGATGCGGCTGCACTTTCTACAGGTATCTCTGAAGCCTTGATTAACACGGCTTTAGGTATTGGTACTTCAGCAATCGCTATCATCCTTTATAACTTCTTTACTTCTAAAATTGATGGATTAACTTACAAGATCGACGAGATCGCAATGAGTATCCAACAATCTTTCGCTGAATTCAACTAA
- a CDS encoding tetratricopeptide repeat protein, protein MKDIMNMNVKKIAFGAAVVFFTNFTFAQTVQDGINSIDSDKYAQAKTNFTNMIAKEPSAENYFYLGNTYLKQVDPDFAAATENFNKGIAADSKSYLNKIGLAAVKLGKGDKNAIAEIQKVVTDSKEKDAEVLFRAAEALTLFEKNNSPDLAIQFLNKAIERAEKKGVPAHYYYTLGDAYRLKRMPGDAMTAYEKALPLAKNKASVYTRIGSLWMAAQQWQQAKTNIEKAIATDPSYAPAYKVMAAYDIRYQQNAKATQDLINYTKYADEDPYTQLEISKLYFTNEDYANSKQVLDKIFDKINDPIKFKLRAYQLYADGKYAEAKQNMDNFVSQADKARVQPADQGLQGLIAAGLAKTETDAAKKSALTAEAQQKIAIAKAAKDETMKWDMELAKIAGGGASQADIDAGPTNPTIEGLKQKVAANAQDTDSLFKLATAYQDAKNWNGAIVTWQKMNTLLPDWAPGYYSLGYSYQQAGNNDAAKIAYEKFISTVKPAEQEANKQTLAYAYFAVAYMSKDSDMAKAKDYVAKSLQLDPSYQDAVKLNAEINK, encoded by the coding sequence ATGAAAGATATAATGAATATGAATGTAAAGAAGATTGCTTTTGGAGCAGCTGTGGTGTTTTTTACCAACTTTACCTTTGCGCAGACCGTACAGGATGGTATCAATAGTATTGATAGTGATAAGTATGCTCAAGCAAAAACTAATTTTACGAACATGATCGCGAAGGAGCCAAGTGCTGAAAATTATTTCTATTTAGGAAATACATATTTGAAGCAGGTGGATCCGGACTTTGCGGCGGCTACAGAAAACTTTAACAAAGGTATTGCGGCAGACAGCAAAAGCTATTTAAATAAAATCGGTTTGGCAGCTGTAAAACTTGGTAAAGGTGATAAAAATGCAATTGCTGAAATCCAGAAAGTTGTAACAGATTCTAAAGAAAAAGATGCGGAAGTATTGTTCAGGGCTGCTGAAGCTTTAACATTATTTGAAAAAAATAACTCTCCTGACTTAGCGATTCAATTTTTGAATAAAGCTATTGAAAGAGCTGAAAAGAAAGGAGTTCCTGCTCATTACTATTATACTTTAGGAGATGCTTACAGACTGAAAAGAATGCCTGGTGATGCGATGACAGCTTATGAAAAAGCATTACCTCTTGCTAAAAATAAAGCATCGGTGTATACAAGAATCGGTTCTTTATGGATGGCTGCACAACAATGGCAACAAGCAAAAACAAATATTGAGAAGGCAATCGCTACAGATCCGTCTTATGCACCGGCTTACAAAGTAATGGCGGCATATGATATCAGATATCAGCAAAATGCAAAAGCGACACAAGACCTTATCAACTATACAAAATATGCTGATGAAGACCCATATACGCAATTAGAGATTTCTAAGCTTTATTTTACAAACGAAGATTATGCAAACTCTAAGCAGGTTTTAGATAAAATCTTTGATAAAATTAATGATCCGATTAAGTTTAAATTAAGAGCTTATCAATTATATGCTGACGGTAAATACGCTGAAGCAAAACAAAATATGGATAACTTCGTTTCTCAGGCTGATAAAGCAAGAGTACAGCCTGCAGATCAGGGTCTGCAAGGTTTGATCGCTGCAGGATTGGCTAAAACGGAAACGGATGCTGCTAAAAAATCTGCATTGACAGCTGAAGCTCAGCAAAAAATTGCTATCGCAAAAGCTGCTAAGGATGAAACGATGAAGTGGGATATGGAATTGGCTAAAATCGCAGGAGGAGGTGCTTCTCAGGCTGATATAGATGCAGGACCTACAAACCCGACTATCGAAGGTTTAAAACAAAAAGTTGCGGCTAATGCTCAAGATACAGATTCATTATTTAAGTTGGCAACAGCTTATCAGGATGCCAAAAACTGGAACGGAGCTATTGTAACTTGGCAGAAAATGAATACACTTCTTCCTGATTGGGCACCTGGATACTACAGTTTAGGATATTCTTATCAGCAGGCTGGTAATAATGATGCTGCTAAAATTGCTTATGAGAAATTTATTTCTACCGTAAAACCGGCAGAGCAGGAAGCAAACAAACAGACATTGGCATATGCTTACTTTGCCGTTGCATACATGAGCAAAGATTCTGATATGGCAAAAGCTAAAGACTATGTTGCTAAATCTCTTCAGTTGGATCCTTCTTATCAGGATGCAGTGAAATTAAATGCAGAGATCAACAAATAA
- a CDS encoding ABC transporter ATP-binding protein, translating to MKALKTLNPYFWKHKILLFWGLLFIIASNFFNIYKVQFVGKSVDELTKNGNLGFNQQVLMYVGIIVGCSLLTGFFTFMMRQTIIVASRRIEYELKNKIYRHYQDLSLTDYKQTTIGDLMNRLSEDVVAVRMYLGPGVMYVANLIVLVLITAIYMIKTDVSMTLWTLLPLPILSYAIYKVSSIINKKSKIMQKSQSAISTFVQDSFSGIRVVKFFARENYIKKNCGVKVTDYQDKALDLAKTEAYFFTIILFVIGLLNVAIIWIGGEKYIAGQLSIGKIADFFMYINTLIFPFSMVGWVTSVNQRAEASMQRINEFMDKKSEIVNKNFENYPIKGNIEFRNVSYVYPNTGIKALDNLSFSIKAGESLAIMGKTGSGKSTIALLLCRLIDPTEGEILIDGVNLKEHNLENYRNFIGYIPQESYLFSDSIENNIGFAIDKPTHEKVVEYARIADVDKNIVEFKEQYKTMVGERGVMLSGGQKQRICIARALIKDPNIIIFDDSLSALDTETEQNILENIDRKIHNATSIIITHRESSAQRADKIINLTEITNSVTA from the coding sequence ATGAAAGCGCTAAAAACCTTAAACCCCTATTTTTGGAAGCACAAAATATTGTTGTTTTGGGGACTGTTATTTATTATTGCCAGTAATTTTTTCAATATATATAAAGTTCAGTTCGTGGGTAAGTCGGTCGACGAGCTTACAAAGAACGGAAACTTAGGCTTCAATCAACAGGTCTTGATGTATGTTGGGATTATTGTAGGATGTTCTTTACTGACCGGATTTTTCACCTTCATGATGCGACAAACCATCATCGTGGCATCCAGAAGAATCGAATATGAGCTTAAAAATAAAATTTACAGACATTATCAGGATTTATCATTAACGGATTACAAGCAGACAACCATCGGAGATCTTATGAACAGGCTCAGTGAAGATGTTGTGGCAGTAAGAATGTATCTGGGACCTGGCGTCATGTATGTTGCCAACCTGATTGTCCTTGTCCTGATCACAGCAATTTACATGATAAAAACCGATGTTTCAATGACGCTTTGGACGTTGTTGCCACTTCCTATTTTATCGTATGCTATCTACAAAGTAAGTTCTATTATTAATAAAAAGTCGAAAATCATGCAGAAAAGCCAGTCTGCCATTTCAACTTTTGTACAAGATAGTTTCTCCGGTATCCGTGTGGTAAAATTTTTCGCAAGAGAGAATTATATCAAAAAAAATTGCGGTGTAAAAGTCACCGACTATCAGGACAAAGCGCTTGATTTGGCGAAAACTGAAGCATATTTCTTTACCATTATTTTATTCGTAATCGGATTATTGAATGTTGCCATCATCTGGATCGGCGGCGAAAAATATATTGCAGGACAACTAAGCATCGGTAAAATTGCAGATTTCTTCATGTACATCAATACATTGATCTTCCCGTTCTCAATGGTAGGCTGGGTAACTTCCGTGAACCAAAGGGCGGAAGCTTCCATGCAGAGAATTAATGAATTTATGGATAAAAAATCTGAGATCGTTAACAAAAACTTTGAAAATTATCCTATTAAAGGAAATATTGAGTTCAGAAATGTTTCTTATGTCTACCCGAATACAGGGATTAAAGCGCTTGATAATTTAAGTTTTTCAATAAAAGCAGGAGAATCTTTAGCAATCATGGGAAAAACCGGAAGCGGAAAGTCTACCATTGCCCTTCTTCTGTGCCGTTTGATAGACCCTACTGAAGGGGAAATTTTAATTGACGGCGTCAATCTCAAAGAGCATAATCTCGAAAATTACAGGAATTTTATCGGATATATTCCACAGGAAAGTTATCTTTTCTCCGATTCTATCGAAAATAATATCGGTTTTGCCATCGACAAACCTACGCACGAAAAAGTAGTGGAATATGCAAGAATTGCCGACGTTGATAAAAATATTGTTGAGTTTAAAGAACAATACAAAACCATGGTTGGAGAGCGTGGAGTGATGCTTTCGGGAGGTCAGAAACAAAGGATTTGTATCGCAAGAGCCTTAATTAAAGACCCTAATATTATTATTTTCGACGATTCTCTATCTGCATTAGATACCGAAACGGAACAAAATATCCTGGAAAATATCGACAGGAAAATTCATAATGCAACATCCATAATCATCACACACAGAGAGTCTAGCGCTCAGAGAGCAGATAAAATTATCAACCTTACTGAAATTACCAATTCCGTAACCGCTTAG